The sequence CGAGGCGCTCGCGCTCCCGACCGAGGAGAGCGTCCGGACCGCCCTCCGGACTCAGCAGATTCTGGCCCACGAGTCGGGTGCCGCGGACACCATCGACCCGCTGGCGGGAAGCTACTACGTCGAGAGTCTGACCGACGGCGTCGAGGAGGACGCCTTCGACATTCTCGACACGGTAGACGAGAAGGGCGGGATGTTGCAGGCCATCGAGGACCAGTGGGTCCAACGCCAGATTCAGGACGTGGCCTACGAGCGCCAGCGCGAAATCGAGGAGAAAGAGCGCGTCATCGTCGGCGTCAACGAGTTCGAGGTGGACGAGGAGCCCGAGGTGGACATCCAAGAAGTCACCGAGGAGGACGAACAGCGCCAGATAGACCACCTGAACGCCGTCAAGGACGACCGCGACGACGAGGCGGTCGAGGCGAAACTCGACGCGCTCCGCGAGGCCGCCGAGGGCGACGACAACCTGATGCCCTATATCGTGGACGCGGTGAAAGCCTACGCGACGGTCGGCGAAATCTGCGGCGTGATGCGCGACGTGTTCGGCGAGTACCGGCCCGGCGCGGCGGTGTAGTCCCGCTTCCCCGACGGCTCCGCTCGCTTGAGCGCTACTAAATGCGACAAGCTAGCCATTGATATTATATTTATCCGCCTCGAAATTTCCTGCGGAGGTGAGACCATGTTTGGATTCAATCCGCTCCACGTCTGTGATCCGTACATCGACAACGGTTGTTAGCGCTAGCAGTCCGCCGCTGGCCAGCAGTCTGGTATCGCTCGCAAACGACCGGTTTTTGTAGGGGTTCGGCTCGACTCAGAGTCACGCGACCAGTTCGTCCCCGTCCTCGGCGGTGGTAAAGACGTGGATTGACGCCGGAACCGCGTTCTCCGAGGAGAGCGACCGATTGCCGACCGAAGGTCCGCGTCTCGAACGCGGACTCGACCTGTCCCCAGAGGCACCGAGTGAACTCGGGGTTGTTGGCCATTACCGTCCGGAAAATCTAACTGACTATCGACGCGCGGACGGTCGCCCGAATATCTCCGTAGACGCCTCGCTGTCGCCCGGCCGCCTCGCTCTCGTACCGCTGTTTATCGGTGTTCACGAGAAGCCAGCGACGAGCAAGCCCATCGGGTTCCCGGCTTTGGCCTTCTGGGAAACGTGAGAACTGAATAGCGGATTCTACCCCAATGTAAAATACTCTAGAAAAATTATTAATTCAAAGACTCTGTAGTCTAGCAAGGAGGTGACAAAGATGTTCTTCCTGTTCCCGACCGAGGTCAAGTGTCCGCCGTCCTACGTCACTTGTTGAAACGACCCGACTCAGTCGTATCGCCCGCCAATCGCCTTTTGCGGTCGCCGGAACCTGCGCGAACGTCCGTAGCGACTCGTCCTCAGAGCCACCCGACCAGTTCGTCCACGTCCTCGGCGGTGTTGAAGACGTGGACCGACGCCCGGACCGCGTTCTCGGGGAACGGGAGCGACCGAATCCGGACGTTATCGTCGGCTAACTCCTCGACGAACGCCTCGGGGTCGGGGTCCGCGACTGCGAAGGTGACGAGACCCGACTCGTACTCGCGGGGACTCAGCAGTCGCGCGGTCTCGGAGTCTTCGATGCCCTCCTTGAGTCGGTCGGTCAGTTCCTCGATTCGCCCCTGAATCGTCTCGTAGCCCACGCTCTCGATGGTCTCGATGGCCTCCGCGAGTCCGGCGTACGGCGCGGGCGAGACCGTGCCGACTTCGAGGCGGTGGGCACCGGGTTCGTAGGCGTACTCCTCGGCGTTGGGGTCCTCGACGCTCCGATAGCCGACGTGGGCCGGTTCGAGGGCCTCCTCCGCGCCGGGGCTGACGTGGACGAACCCCGCGCCGAACGGTCCCAGCAACCACTTGTGGCCCGCGCCAGCCACGAAGTCCGCACCCCACTCGCGGAGGTCCACCGGCATCTGGCCGGGGCACTGCACGGCGTCCACGAGGAGGCGCGCGTCGGCGTCGCGGGCCAGTTCGGCGACCGTCGAGACCGGTAGGTGCGTGCCGTGGCTCCACGTCAGCGAACTCAGGCAGACGAGTTTCGCGTCCCGCACCGCCGACTTCATGGCGTCCATATCGAGGCGGCCCTCCTCGGTCTCGACTACCTCGACCTCGACGCCGTGACGCTTCAGGCGCTTCCACGGCAGGATGCCCGACGAGTGTTCGAGGTCGGTCCGGACCACGGTGTCGCCCGGTTCCCAGTCGAAGGAGGCCGCGATGCGGTTGATGCCGTCGGTCGTACTCTGTGTCAGCGCGATTTCGTCACTGTCCACGCCGAAGTGG is a genomic window of Halorussus salinus containing:
- a CDS encoding halocarboxylic acid dehydrogenase DehI family protein; this translates as MFRTVMANNPEFTRCLWGQVESAFETRTFGRQSVALLGERGSGVNPRLYHRRGRGRTGRVTLSRAEPLQKPVVCERYQTAGQRRTASANNRCRCTDHRRGAD
- a CDS encoding aminotransferase class V-fold PLP-dependent enzyme, translated to MTPTELRAAMPALDGTTYMNTGAAGPSPTNVVEAVESCVERHEYDAPGEEGMYPCAFDVFDETRETVADHFGVDSDEIALTQSTTDGINRIAASFDWEPGDTVVRTDLEHSSGILPWKRLKRHGVEVEVVETEEGRLDMDAMKSAVRDAKLVCLSSLTWSHGTHLPVSTVAELARDADARLLVDAVQCPGQMPVDLREWGADFVAGAGHKWLLGPFGAGFVHVSPGAEEALEPAHVGYRSVEDPNAEEYAYEPGAHRLEVGTVSPAPYAGLAEAIETIESVGYETIQGRIEELTDRLKEGIEDSETARLLSPREYESGLVTFAVADPDPEAFVEELADDNVRIRSLPFPENAVRASVHVFNTAEDVDELVGWL